The genomic DNA CCGACCACGCCGAGGTGACGCTGGACGGCGTCCGGGTGCCCGACTCGGCCGTCGTCGGCGAGCGCGGGCGGGGGCTCGCGCTGGCGCAGTCGTTCCTCCACGAGAACCGCATCCGGCAGGCCGCCGCGTCGCTGGGCGCGGCGCAGTTCTGCATCGACGCCGCCGTCGACTACGCCCGCGAGCGGGAGACCTGGGGCGAACCGCTGTCGAGCCGCCAGGCCGTCCAGTTCCCGCTGGCCGAACTCCACACCGAGGCCGACATGCTCCGGAGCCACGTCCACCGGACGGCGTGGCTGCTGGACCGGGAGGGGGAGATGGTCACGGAGTCGCGCTCCTCGATCTCGGAGAAGGTGGCGATGGCCAACTGGACCGCCAACGACCTCGTCTGCCGGGCCGCCGACCGGGCGATGCAGGTCCACGGCGGCCTCGGCTACTCCCGCCACCAGCCGTTCGAGCACGTCTACCGCCACCACCGGCGCTACCGCATCACCGAGGGGACCGAGGAGATACAGAAGCGACGGGTCGCCGGGCACCTGTTCGGCTTCATCGGTGGCGATTGAATCCTCGAACGAACCCTACGTCACGAAATATCGATATAAACCACCAATCCCCGTATCTATCGAGTTATCTGCCCCGTCCCGCCCGAGCGGCGCGAGCAGTTGGACAGCGGCCGCGCGCCGCCGGCCGGGGGAGGAGCGTGCGAAGAGTTAACAGCCGACGACGGGAGGGGCCGCCATGGACGGCATCACCGTGGGCTGGCTGGCCGAGCGCAACGCACACAAGTTCCCCGAGAAGGAGGCCGTCGTGCAGCAGGGCCCGGACGGCCGCGAGGCGGCGGTGACCCACGCCGAGTTCGACGCCCGGACGAACCGGGTCGCGCGGGGCCTGCAGGCGCGGGGCCTGTCGCAGGGCGACACCGTGGCGGTCTACATGCAGAACAACGTCGAGACCCTGGAGACGTACCTGGGGGCGATGAAGGCCGGCGTCCTCCCGGTCCCCATCAACCACCGGTTCACCGCCGACGAGGTGGCGTACGTCCTGGCGGATTCGGACGCGGCCCTCCTCGTCTTCGACGACGACGCGCGCGAGGTGGTCGACGACCTCCAGGGGCGCGAGGGGACGCCCGACGACGCCCTCCACGTCGGCGCGACGACGCCGGCGTACGCCGAGGACTACGCGACCTGGCGCGAGGCCAACGACGGCGACCACTTCGACATCGTCCCCGGGCAACTGGACGACGCGACGCTGATGTACACCTCCGGGACGACCGGGCGACCCAAGGGCTGCATCCTCACCCACGACAACCTGGTGATGCAGGCGACCAACGCCGCCATCGAGCGCGGCATCGACGACCAGGCGGTGGCCGTCGACGGGCGGTCGCTGGTGGTGACGCCGCTGTTCCACATCGCCGCGTTCGGCCTGTTCCTCAACGCGTTCTACGTCTCCGCGACGACGGTGCTGCTGGCCGACTTCGTCCCGGAGCGGGTGCTGTCGGTGCTCGAGGCGGAGTCGGTCACGGAGGTGTTCTTCGTCCCGATGATGGCGCGGGCGCTGCTGAACGTCCCCGACTTCGGCGCGTACGACCTCTCGGCGCTCGACGACGTCGCCATCGGCGCCGCCCCCTCCGGCCGGGAGCTGAAGGCCACCATCCGCGAGCGGTTCGATGCCGACCTCTCGGAGGCGTTCGGGCAGACGGAGATGTCGCCGACGACGACGATGCTCCACCCCAGCGAGGTGATGGCGAAACCCGACGCCGTCGGCCGGCCGCTGCTGAACGTCATGACGAAGGTGGTCGACCCGGAGACGGGCGAGCCGGTCGGCCCCGGGGAGATCGGCCGCATCTGCTACAAGGGCCCCACCCGGATGCGGGGCTACTACGGGATGCCCGAACGGACCGACGAGGTCATCGACGAGCGGGGCTGGTTCCATTCGGGCGACCTCGTCCGGCAGGACGAGGACGGGTTCCTGGAGTTCGTCGGCCGGACGGACGACATGATCATCACGGGCGGGGAGAACGTCTATCCGGCCGAGATCGAGGAGGTGCTCCACGAGCACGAGGCCGTCGACGAGGTGGCGGTCGTCGGCGCCCCGGACGAGACCTACGGCGAGCGCATCAAGGCCGCCATCGTCCTCCACGAGGGCGCCGACCTGACCGCCGAGGACGTGCAGTCGTACGTCGGCGGGCGGCTGGCGGGCTTCAAGAAGCCGCGCGAGGTCGTCTTCCTCGACTCGCTCCCGCGCAACCCGACGGGGAAGGTGCTCAAGGGCGAGGTGGAGACGGTCGACGGGACCGTCCTCCCGCCCGAGCGCGAGTGACGACCCCACCCGGGACCGCCGCACGACCCTACCCCGCCGGGTGACGACGCGTCGCCCCTCGGCCGCGGAGCGGGCGGGCTTCCGGCCGCCCCCGGGCGAACGCTTATTCAACACCCACCACACGCCCGTAGTATGTCGACCGACGATGGACTGGACGACCGTCCAGTCGACGAGGTGACCATCGACAGCATGCTGCGGGCCAGGGGGGAGAAGATACCTGACGAGACCGCGCTGGTCTACGGCCCGACCGACACCCGCGTCACGTACGGGGAGCTGGACGAGGCGGCCAACCGCATCGCCAACGGCCTCCGCGACCTGGGCGTCTCTCCCGGGGCGAACGTCTCGTTCATGTCGGCGCAGCCGCTGGAGACGGTGCTCGCGATGGCCGGCATCAACCGGGCCGGCGCGGTGTACGCGCCAATCAACTTCGAGTACGAGGGCGACACGCTCTCCTACCAGCTGAACGACACGGACCCGGCGGTGCTGGTCATCGCGGACCGCCTCCTCGGCCGGCTCGACGCCGTCGCCGACGACCTGACCACCGACCCCGCGGTCGTCTCGCTCTCGACCGACGCCGGGGACGCCGCGCCGGCCGACATCGACCCGGACGCGACGTTCGCCGACCTCCGGGCGGCCTCGCCCGAGGACCCCGGCATCGACGTCACCTGGGACGACCCGGCCAGCATCGTCTACACCTCCGGGACGACCGGGATGCCGAAGGGCGTGGTCATCCCGCACCGGTGGATCTTCGCCAACTACACCGAGCCCAAGCGGGCGCTGCTGGACGGCGAGGACGTGGTCCACACCTCGCTCCCGCTGTACCACATCGGCGGCATCTACGCCGACGTGGTGGCGGGGCTCACGGCGGGCGGGATGGTGGCGCTGTGGGACCGCTTCTCGCCGGAGGCGTTCTGGGACCGCATCGCCGAGTACGAGGCCACCTCCGCGACGTTCATCTCGGTGATGATGCCGTGGCTCCGGCGCTCGCCCGAGTCCCCGACCGACGACGAGAACACCCTCAGCAAGGTCCACATGCAGCCGCTGCCCGAGGACTACGAGTCGATGGCCGAGCGGTTCGGCTTCGACGTCGTGACCGTCGCGTTCGCCCAGACCGAGAGCGGCGCCCCCATCGTCGGCGTCATCCGGACGGACGGCCTCGGGGGCACGCCCGAGGGCTACCGGCGCGGCCTCCGCCCGGACGCCGTCGAGGAGCGGGCCCGCGAGCGTGGCCTCCCGGTGGTCGAGAGCGTGGACGGGGAGCGCTACATGGGCCGGGTCCGCGAGGACATCCTCGAGGTGGCGGTGCTCGACGAACGCGACGAACGGGTCGAGCCCGGGACCGTCGGCGAGCTCTGCGTGCGCCCGAAGCGCCCGGGGCTGCTGATGCAGGAGTACCATGCCAAGCCCGAGCGGACGGTCGAGGCGACGCGGAACTGCTGGTTCCACACCGGCGACGCCGCCTACGAGTCGGACGGCGACTACTACTTCGTCGACCGGCTGGGTGACGTCATCCGCCGCCGGGGCGAGAACATCTCCTCGATGCAGATCCAGGACGCCGTCGCGGCCCACGAGGCGGTCGATGCCGCGGCCGTGTTCCCGATCCCCGCCCCAGAGGGCGGCGAGGACCGCATCGGCCTCGCGGTCACGCCGGTCGAGGGCGACGACCTCACCGAGGCGGACATCGACGCGCATCTCGACGGGCGGCTCCCGGAGTTCATGCACCCGGACGAGACGTTCGTCGTCGACGAGATCCCCACGACCGAGACCCAGAAGATGGAGAAGTACAAGCTCCGGGAGCGACTCCTCGATGACTGACGACGACCCCACCCCCGACCCCGACGCGGCGGACGACCCGTTCGAGAAGGTCCGCCGGGCACACGACGCACTGAGCGACGAGGCCCGCGAGGCCGCGGTGGCCTACCAGCACGACCTCGGGAAGCTGACCGCGCGCGAGCGGCTGGACTACCTGCTCGACGACGGCAGTTTCGAGGAGGTCGGTCGGCTCGCGGCCCCGATGCCGACCACGCCGGAGACGGTGGACTGGGAGCGCGAGGACGCCCCCGCCGACGGTGTCGTCACCGGCTTCGGCGAGGTGGACGGCCGGCCGGTCGCGCTCATCGCGGCCGACTTCACGGTCAAGGGCGGCTCCATCGGCCACGCCGGCGGGCGGAAGATGGAGCGGGTCTCCGAGCGCGCGCTGGAGCGCGGGCTCCCGCTCGTGATGCTCCACGACGGCGGCGGCCACCGCATCCAGGAGGGGCTCGACGCCGCGCCGTTCGCCCGGGGGGACGCCGGCTTCTCGCAGCTCCAGACCGCGCTCTCGGGCTGGGTCCCGGTCGTCTCCGCGATGATGGGCCCGGCGTTCGCCGCGTCGACCAACTTCGCGGCGCTCTCGGACTTCGTCCCCATCGTCGACGGGACCGGGCAGATGGGCATCGCCGGCCCCGCGCTCGTGGAGGCGGCCATGGGCATCGAGGGGAGCAAGGAGGAACTCGGCGGCGCGGAGTTCCAGACCGTCGAGACCGGCGCCGCGGACCTCGCGTGCGAGAACGACGAGGCCTGCCTGGACGCCATCAAGCGCTACCTCTCCTACCTCCCGCGCAACGCCCGGCGCGAGCCGCCGAGCACGGACCCGACGCCCCCGTCGGACGAACAGATCGACCGCCTCAGCGGCCTGATTCCCCGGAATCCCCGCAAGGGGTTCGACATCCACGCCATCATCGACGGCATCGTCGACCGCGACTCCGTCTTCGAGCTCAAGCCGCGCTACGCCCGGAACGTCGTGACCGCGTTCGCCCGGCTCGACGGGGACCCCATCGGCGTCATCGCGAACAACCCCCGTATCAAGGCCGGCACCATCGACACGCGCGCCTCGGAGAAGGCCTCGCACTTCGCCTCGCTCTGTGACGCGTTCGGCCTGCCTCTCCTCACGCTGGTCGACGTCCCCGGCGTCCTCCCGGGGCCGGACTCCGAGCGCGAGGGGGTCGCCCGCCACTCCGCCAAACTCCCGTTCGAACTCGCCCGGGCGACCGTCCCCGTCGCCAACATCGTCCTCCGGCGTGGCTACGGCTTCGGCTACGTCGCGATGGGCGGGGGGCGCTCGCTGAACTCCGAACTGACGGTGCTGTGGCCGACCGCCGAGCTCGCCGCGATGGGCATCGAGGGGGCCGTCGACATCGTCTACGGCGACCGCATCGAGGCGGCCGACGACCCGGCGGCCGAGCGCGAGCGCCTCATCCAGAAGTTCACCGACCGGACGGACGCCGTCCGGGCATCGGCCCGCGTCGGCACCGACGGCGTCATCCAGCCCGAGGAGACCCGCGAGCGGGTCATCCGGGCGTTCGCCCGCGGCGACGAGCCACACGACGACGACTGGCCGCCGAAGAAACACCCCATCAACCCCATCTGAGGCGGGCCGGCGGCCGCCGCCGGTTCCGGCCGGCGTCC from Haloglomus litoreum includes the following:
- a CDS encoding class I adenylate-forming enzyme family protein; this translates as MDGITVGWLAERNAHKFPEKEAVVQQGPDGREAAVTHAEFDARTNRVARGLQARGLSQGDTVAVYMQNNVETLETYLGAMKAGVLPVPINHRFTADEVAYVLADSDAALLVFDDDAREVVDDLQGREGTPDDALHVGATTPAYAEDYATWREANDGDHFDIVPGQLDDATLMYTSGTTGRPKGCILTHDNLVMQATNAAIERGIDDQAVAVDGRSLVVTPLFHIAAFGLFLNAFYVSATTVLLADFVPERVLSVLEAESVTEVFFVPMMARALLNVPDFGAYDLSALDDVAIGAAPSGRELKATIRERFDADLSEAFGQTEMSPTTTMLHPSEVMAKPDAVGRPLLNVMTKVVDPETGEPVGPGEIGRICYKGPTRMRGYYGMPERTDEVIDERGWFHSGDLVRQDEDGFLEFVGRTDDMIITGGENVYPAEIEEVLHEHEAVDEVAVVGAPDETYGERIKAAIVLHEGADLTAEDVQSYVGGRLAGFKKPREVVFLDSLPRNPTGKVLKGEVETVDGTVLPPERE
- a CDS encoding class I adenylate-forming enzyme family protein; this encodes MSTDDGLDDRPVDEVTIDSMLRARGEKIPDETALVYGPTDTRVTYGELDEAANRIANGLRDLGVSPGANVSFMSAQPLETVLAMAGINRAGAVYAPINFEYEGDTLSYQLNDTDPAVLVIADRLLGRLDAVADDLTTDPAVVSLSTDAGDAAPADIDPDATFADLRAASPEDPGIDVTWDDPASIVYTSGTTGMPKGVVIPHRWIFANYTEPKRALLDGEDVVHTSLPLYHIGGIYADVVAGLTAGGMVALWDRFSPEAFWDRIAEYEATSATFISVMMPWLRRSPESPTDDENTLSKVHMQPLPEDYESMAERFGFDVVTVAFAQTESGAPIVGVIRTDGLGGTPEGYRRGLRPDAVEERARERGLPVVESVDGERYMGRVREDILEVAVLDERDERVEPGTVGELCVRPKRPGLLMQEYHAKPERTVEATRNCWFHTGDAAYESDGDYYFVDRLGDVIRRRGENISSMQIQDAVAAHEAVDAAAVFPIPAPEGGEDRIGLAVTPVEGDDLTEADIDAHLDGRLPEFMHPDETFVVDEIPTTETQKMEKYKLRERLLDD
- a CDS encoding acyl-CoA carboxylase subunit beta, whose product is MTDDDPTPDPDAADDPFEKVRRAHDALSDEAREAAVAYQHDLGKLTARERLDYLLDDGSFEEVGRLAAPMPTTPETVDWEREDAPADGVVTGFGEVDGRPVALIAADFTVKGGSIGHAGGRKMERVSERALERGLPLVMLHDGGGHRIQEGLDAAPFARGDAGFSQLQTALSGWVPVVSAMMGPAFAASTNFAALSDFVPIVDGTGQMGIAGPALVEAAMGIEGSKEELGGAEFQTVETGAADLACENDEACLDAIKRYLSYLPRNARREPPSTDPTPPSDEQIDRLSGLIPRNPRKGFDIHAIIDGIVDRDSVFELKPRYARNVVTAFARLDGDPIGVIANNPRIKAGTIDTRASEKASHFASLCDAFGLPLLTLVDVPGVLPGPDSEREGVARHSAKLPFELARATVPVANIVLRRGYGFGYVAMGGGRSLNSELTVLWPTAELAAMGIEGAVDIVYGDRIEAADDPAAERERLIQKFTDRTDAVRASARVGTDGVIQPEETRERVIRAFARGDEPHDDDWPPKKHPINPI